CATTAAGACGCATATAAAAAGCTTTGATGTTCGCTGGATAATCGGTAACGATTACGGGCTTTTTAAATAGTTCTTCCGCGAGATAACGCTCGTGTTCCGATTGTAGATCTACGCCCCAATCTACGGGATATTCAAACTTGCGTCCAGCTTTAGCGAGAAGGGCGATCGCTTCGGTATAAGTAATCCGCTCAAACTGATTATTAATAATATTCTCCGCGGTGGCTAATACGGTTTGATCGATGCGTTGATTAAAAAACTCCAGATCTTCGAGACACTGCTCGAGTACGGTTTTAAAAATATGCTTGAGAAAAGCTTCAGCTAAATCTTGATTCCCTAGAAGATCGCAAAAAGCCATCTCTGGTTCCACCATCCAAAATTCTGCCAGATGTCTGGAGGTATTGGAATTTTCAGCGCGAAAAGTAGGACCAAAAGTATATACCTGAGAAAAAGTACAAGCCATCACCTCTGCTTGTAATTGTCCACTGACGGTTAAATAAGCGTGACGTCCAAAAAAATCTTGACTATAGTCAACTTCCTGGTGGTTTTCAGTTTTAGGAAGGTTATTTAAATCTAAACTGGTGACGGTGAATAACTCTCCTGCACCCTCGCAGTCGTTAGCGGTAATAATGGGGGTATGAATCCACAGGAAACCCCGTGACTGGAAAAACTGGTGAATAGCGTTAGCACAGGCGTTACGTACGCGCATCACCGCACCTAAGCTATTGGTACGCGTGCGCAAATGTCCCATAGTGCGCAGAAACTCGAAAGAATGACGTTTTTTCTGTAAGGGATAGGTTTCGGGGTTAGAAGCGCCGTAAATTTCTATTGC
This genomic window from Gloeocapsa sp. PCC 73106 contains:
- the asnS gene encoding asparagine--tRNA ligase; protein product: MHTPRIVEILQQGQPGTNVLINGWIRTKRELKDFTFLEVNDGSCLSNLQVILESGLPDYTNLVKQLTLGAAVGIKGELVASPGKEQKIELKATAIEIYGASNPETYPLQKKRHSFEFLRTMGHLRTRTNSLGAVMRVRNACANAIHQFFQSRGFLWIHTPIITANDCEGAGELFTVTSLDLNNLPKTENHQEVDYSQDFFGRHAYLTVSGQLQAEVMACTFSQVYTFGPTFRAENSNTSRHLAEFWMVEPEMAFCDLLGNQDLAEAFLKHIFKTVLEQCLEDLEFFNQRIDQTVLATAENIINNQFERITYTEAIALLAKAGRKFEYPVDWGVDLQSEHERYLAEELFKKPVIVTDYPANIKAFYMRLNDDLQTVAAMDVLAPKIGEIIGGSQREERLEVLERRIQAQGMSPEELWWYLDLRRYGTVPHAGFGLGFERLVQFMTGMGNIRDVIPFPRTPLSAEF